Proteins from a genomic interval of Mycobacterium conspicuum:
- a CDS encoding formylglycine-generating enzyme family protein has protein sequence MLTELIDLPGGSFRMGSTSFYPEEAPIHTVTVAPFAMERHPVTNAQFAEFVAATGYVTVAEQPIDTALYPGADPDTLCPGAMVFRPTPGPVDLRDWRQWWDWVPGANWRHPFGPDGPDSTGADRADHPVVQVAYPDAAAYARWAGRRLPTEAEWEFAARGPDPMGTGTYPWGEEAQPDGQLMANTWQGRFPYRNDGALGWVGTSPVGVFPPNGFGLVDMIGNVWEWTTTEFSAHHRLDQPPKACCAPSGPPDPSVNQTLKGGSHLCAPEYCHRYRPAARSPQSQDTATTHIGFRCVANPAKGH, from the coding sequence GTGCTCACCGAGCTAATCGACCTGCCCGGCGGATCGTTCCGCATGGGCTCGACGAGCTTCTACCCCGAAGAGGCGCCCATCCACACGGTGACCGTGGCCCCCTTCGCGATGGAGCGGCATCCGGTGACCAACGCGCAGTTCGCCGAATTCGTCGCTGCCACAGGCTATGTCACGGTCGCCGAGCAGCCGATCGACACGGCGCTGTACCCGGGGGCCGACCCCGACACGCTGTGCCCGGGCGCCATGGTTTTCCGCCCGACGCCGGGCCCGGTCGATCTGCGCGACTGGCGGCAGTGGTGGGACTGGGTGCCGGGCGCGAACTGGCGCCACCCGTTCGGGCCGGATGGCCCGGACAGCACCGGCGCGGATAGGGCCGATCACCCGGTGGTGCAGGTGGCCTATCCCGACGCCGCGGCCTACGCCCGATGGGCCGGGCGCCGGCTGCCGACCGAGGCCGAGTGGGAGTTTGCCGCCCGCGGCCCAGATCCAATGGGCACCGGCACCTACCCCTGGGGCGAGGAGGCGCAACCCGACGGTCAGTTGATGGCCAACACCTGGCAGGGCAGGTTCCCGTACCGCAACGACGGCGCGCTCGGGTGGGTGGGAACGTCGCCGGTTGGAGTTTTTCCGCCCAACGGTTTCGGCTTGGTCGACATGATCGGCAACGTCTGGGAGTGGACGACGACCGAGTTCTCCGCGCACCACCGGCTCGATCAACCCCCGAAGGCCTGCTGCGCACCGTCCGGGCCCCCGGACCCCAGCGTCAACCAGACGCTGAAGGGCGGTTCGCACTTGTGCGCGCCCGAATACTGCCACCGCTACCGCCCCGCGGCGCGATCACCGCAGTCGCAGGACACCGCGACCACGCACATCGGCTTCCGCTGCGTAGCTAACCCGGCTAAAGGCCACTAG
- a CDS encoding DUF4436 domain-containing protein has translation MAIVSVYVLSLLGVHQLQEAEAPLPPLDLSQGGGDATIVQLRLEELKPTANRLTVNVLVYPGVSSYDNRYDVLATDVGVRLYPTSDIGDLHYPKGKAPAQLSTTVEVHGDIGNWPFDTYSTEPISADAFVGSGDNIKKVPARVEVTGELDGWDVSVHRVHDPAALPTQRGSDNGNVVITLKRAKGPLIFDLGICLVLIALPTLALLVAIPMVLGRRKFLPPFGTWYAANLFAVVPLRNILPGGPPYGSWIDQAIVQWVLIALVAAMSLYILAWVRQGD, from the coding sequence ATGGCCATCGTCAGCGTGTACGTCCTGTCGCTGCTCGGGGTCCACCAGCTGCAAGAAGCCGAGGCCCCCCTGCCCCCGCTGGACCTGAGCCAGGGCGGCGGCGATGCCACCATCGTGCAGCTGCGCCTCGAGGAGCTGAAGCCCACCGCGAATCGTCTCACCGTGAATGTGCTTGTGTACCCGGGAGTTTCGAGCTACGACAATCGCTACGACGTGCTGGCCACCGACGTCGGCGTACGCCTGTATCCGACGAGCGACATCGGCGATCTGCACTACCCGAAAGGCAAAGCGCCGGCGCAACTCAGCACCACCGTCGAGGTGCATGGTGACATCGGCAACTGGCCCTTCGACACCTACAGCACCGAGCCGATCTCGGCCGACGCGTTCGTCGGGTCCGGCGACAACATCAAGAAGGTGCCCGCGCGGGTCGAGGTCACCGGGGAGTTGGACGGGTGGGACGTCAGCGTGCACCGGGTCCACGATCCCGCCGCGCTGCCCACCCAACGCGGGTCCGACAACGGAAACGTGGTCATCACCTTGAAGAGGGCCAAGGGGCCGCTCATCTTCGACCTCGGCATTTGCCTGGTCCTCATCGCCCTGCCCACGTTGGCGTTGTTGGTGGCCATTCCGATGGTGCTGGGCCGGAGGAAGTTTTTGCCGCCGTTCGGCACGTGGTATGCCGCGAACCTGTTTGCCGTCGTCCCGTTGCGCAACATCCTGCCCGGCGGCCCGCCGTACGGCTCGTGGATCGACCAAGCCATCGTGCAGTGGGTGCTCATTGCGCTGGTGGCGGCGATGAGCCTGTACATCCTGGCCTGGGTGCGGCAAGGCGATTGA
- the rplN gene encoding 50S ribosomal protein L14 encodes MIQQESRLKVADNTGAKEILCIRVLGGSSRRYAGIGDVIVATVKDAIPGGNVKRGDVVKAVVVRTVKERRRSDGSYIKFDENAAVIIKPDNDPRGTRIFGPVGRELREKRFMKIISLAPEVL; translated from the coding sequence GTGATTCAGCAGGAATCGCGGCTGAAGGTCGCCGACAACACCGGCGCCAAGGAGATCTTGTGCATCCGCGTGCTCGGCGGCTCGTCGCGACGTTACGCCGGCATCGGTGACGTCATCGTCGCCACGGTCAAGGACGCCATCCCCGGCGGCAACGTCAAGCGCGGCGACGTCGTCAAGGCCGTCGTGGTGCGCACCGTCAAGGAGCGCAGGCGTTCCGACGGCAGCTACATCAAGTTCGACGAGAACGCGGCGGTCATCATCAAGCCCGACAACGACCCCCGCGGGACCCGCATCTTCGGGCCGGTCGGCCGCGAACTGCGTGAGAAGCGATTCATGAAGATCATCTCGCTGGCCCCGGAGGTGTTGTAG
- the rplX gene encoding 50S ribosomal protein L24, which produces MKVHKGDTVLVIAGKDKGAKGKVLQAYPTRNRVLVEGVNRIKKHTPISTTQRGARSGGIVTQEAPIHVSNVMVVDSDGKPTRIGYRVDEETGKRVRISKRNGKDI; this is translated from the coding sequence ATGAAGGTCCACAAGGGCGACACCGTCTTGGTTATCGCCGGCAAAGACAAGGGCGCCAAAGGCAAGGTGCTGCAGGCCTACCCGACCCGCAACCGGGTGCTCGTCGAGGGCGTCAACCGGATCAAGAAGCACACCCCCATTTCCACCACTCAGCGTGGCGCCCGATCCGGCGGCATCGTCACCCAGGAAGCCCCGATCCACGTCTCCAACGTGATGGTCGTCGACTCGGACGGCAAGCCCACCCGAATCGGCTACCGGGTGGACGAGGAGACCGGCAAGCGGGTCCGCATCTCCAAGCGCAACGGCAAGGACATTTGA
- the rplE gene encoding 50S ribosomal protein L5, protein MTTAEKVQPRLKERYRNEIRDALHKEFGYGNVMQIPTITKVVVNMGVGEAARDAKLINGAVNDLALITGQRPEIRKARVSIAQFKLREGMPIGVRVTLRGDRMWEFLDRLTSIALPRIRDFRGLSPKQFDGVGNYTFGLAEQSVFHEIDVDKIDRVRGMDINVVTSATTDDEGRALLRALGFPFKEN, encoded by the coding sequence ATGACCACCGCAGAAAAAGTGCAGCCGCGCCTGAAAGAGCGCTACCGCAACGAGATTCGCGACGCGCTGCACAAGGAGTTCGGCTACGGCAACGTCATGCAGATTCCGACCATCACCAAGGTGGTCGTCAACATGGGCGTCGGCGAGGCGGCCCGGGACGCCAAGCTGATCAACGGCGCGGTCAACGACCTGGCGCTGATTACCGGGCAGCGTCCGGAAATTCGCAAGGCGCGGGTGTCCATCGCGCAGTTCAAATTGCGCGAGGGCATGCCGATCGGTGTGCGGGTCACCTTGCGCGGCGACCGGATGTGGGAGTTCCTCGACCGCCTCACTTCCATTGCGCTGCCCCGTATTCGCGACTTCCGCGGGCTTTCGCCCAAGCAGTTCGACGGTGTCGGCAACTACACCTTCGGGCTGGCCGAGCAATCGGTGTTTCACGAGATCGACGTGGACAAGATCGACCGGGTCCGCGGCATGGACATCAACGTCGTCACCTCGGCGACGACCGACGACGAGGGGCGAGCGCTGTTGCGGGCCCTGGGCTTCCCGTTCAAGGAGAACTGA
- a CDS encoding type Z 30S ribosomal protein S14 produces MAKKALVNKANRKPKFAVRGYTRCSKCGRPRAVFRKFGLCRICLREMAHAGELPGVQKSSW; encoded by the coding sequence ATGGCGAAGAAGGCACTGGTCAACAAGGCCAATCGCAAACCGAAGTTCGCGGTGCGCGGCTACACCCGCTGCAGCAAGTGCGGCCGCCCGCGTGCGGTGTTCCGCAAGTTCGGGCTGTGCAGGATCTGCCTGCGCGAGATGGCGCACGCCGGTGAGCTGCCCGGTGTGCAGAAGAGCAGCTGGTGA
- the rpsH gene encoding 30S ribosomal protein S8 → MTMTDPIADFLTRLRNANSAYHDEVTLPHSKIKANIAQILKAEGYITDYRTEDARVGKSLVVQLKYGPSRERSIAGLRRVSKPGLRVYAKSTNLPRVLGGLGVAIISTSSGLLTDRQAARQGVGGEVLAYVW, encoded by the coding sequence ATGACGATGACTGACCCGATCGCGGACTTCCTGACGCGTCTGCGCAACGCTAACTCGGCGTATCACGACGAGGTGACCCTGCCGCACTCGAAGATCAAGGCCAACATCGCCCAGATCCTCAAGGCCGAGGGTTACATCACCGACTACCGCACCGAAGACGCTCGGGTGGGCAAGTCGCTGGTCGTCCAGCTCAAGTACGGGCCCAGCCGGGAGCGCAGCATCGCCGGTTTGCGCCGGGTGTCCAAGCCGGGGCTGCGGGTGTACGCGAAATCCACCAACCTGCCGCGGGTTCTCGGCGGCCTGGGTGTGGCGATCATTTCGACCTCCTCGGGCCTGCTCACCGACCGTCAGGCAGCCAGACAGGGCGTGGGCGGCGAAGTCCTCGCGTACGTCTGGTAG
- the rplF gene encoding 50S ribosomal protein L6 — protein sequence MSRIGKQPVPVPAGVDVTIDGQNVSVKGPKGTLSLTVAEPIVVERNEDGAIVVTRPDDERRNRSLHGLSRTLLSNLVTGVTQGYTTNMEIFGVGYRVQLKGSNLEFALGYSHPVLIEAPEGITFAVQSPTKFSVTGIDKQKVGQISANIRRLRRPDPYKGKGVRYEGEQVRRKVGKTGK from the coding sequence ATGTCGCGCATTGGTAAGCAGCCGGTTCCGGTTCCGGCCGGAGTCGACGTAACGATCGACGGTCAGAACGTCTCGGTGAAGGGACCCAAGGGCACCTTGAGTTTGACCGTCGCCGAGCCGATCGTGGTGGAACGCAACGAGGATGGCGCCATCGTGGTGACGCGTCCCGACGACGAGCGGCGCAATCGCTCGCTGCACGGGCTGTCGCGCACGCTGTTGTCCAACTTGGTCACCGGTGTGACACAGGGCTACACCACCAACATGGAGATCTTCGGTGTCGGCTACCGCGTGCAGCTCAAGGGTTCCAACCTGGAGTTCGCGCTGGGGTACAGCCACCCCGTGTTGATCGAGGCGCCCGAGGGCATCACGTTCGCCGTTCAGTCGCCGACGAAGTTCAGCGTCACCGGGATCGACAAGCAGAAGGTCGGCCAGATTTCGGCGAACATCCGCCGTCTGCGCCGCCCCGACCCGTACAAGGGCAAGGGCGTGCGTTACGAAGGCGAACAGGTCCGCCGCAAGGTCGGAAAGACAGGTAAGTAG
- the rplR gene encoding 50S ribosomal protein L18, translating to MAQSKADSTVRKPVGRNVSETRRISRLRRHARLRKKVAGTTARPRLVINRSARHIHVQLVNDENGTTLAAASSIEADVRGVDGDKKARSVRVGQLIAERAKAAGIDTVVFDRGGYSYGGRIAALADAARENGLKF from the coding sequence ATGGCGCAATCGAAAGCTGACAGCACAGTGCGAAAGCCGGTGGGGCGGAACGTATCCGAGACTCGGCGGATCTCCCGGCTGCGCAGGCACGCACGGCTGCGCAAAAAGGTGGCGGGCACCACGGCTCGTCCCCGGCTGGTGATCAACCGGTCCGCGCGGCACATCCACGTGCAACTGGTCAACGACGAAAACGGCACCACACTGGCCGCCGCGTCGTCGATCGAGGCCGACGTGCGCGGCGTCGACGGCGACAAGAAAGCCCGCAGCGTGCGGGTTGGCCAATTGATCGCCGAGCGCGCCAAGGCGGCCGGCATCGACACGGTGGTATTCGACCGTGGAGGCTACAGCTACGGGGGACGGATTGCGGCGCTGGCCGATGCCGCCCGCGAGAACGGATTGAAGTTCTGA
- the rpsE gene encoding 30S ribosomal protein S5 produces the protein MSEQPGGPQADTRGDGRDSRDGRDGRDSRGRRDGGGRGGRDRDGEKSNYLERVVAINRVSKVVKGGRRFSFTALVIVGDGNGMVGVGYGKAKEVPAAIAKGVEEARKGFFRVPLIGGTITHPVQGEAAAGVVLLRPASPGTGVIAGGAARAVLECAGVHDILAKSLGSDNAINVVHATVAALKLLQRPEEVAARRGLPIEDVAPAGMLKARRESDALAASAAREGTAQP, from the coding sequence ATGTCGGAGCAGCCGGGCGGGCCGCAGGCCGACACCCGCGGTGACGGCCGCGACAGCCGTGATGGTCGTGATGGCCGCGATAGTCGGGGCCGCCGCGACGGCGGCGGTCGCGGTGGCCGTGACCGCGACGGCGAAAAGAGCAACTACCTGGAGCGGGTCGTCGCCATCAACCGCGTCTCCAAGGTGGTCAAGGGTGGTCGGCGCTTCAGCTTCACCGCGTTGGTCATCGTCGGTGACGGCAACGGCATGGTCGGTGTGGGCTACGGCAAGGCCAAGGAGGTTCCGGCCGCGATCGCCAAGGGCGTCGAGGAGGCGCGCAAGGGCTTCTTCCGCGTGCCGCTGATCGGCGGGACCATCACGCACCCGGTGCAGGGTGAAGCGGCCGCCGGTGTGGTGCTGTTGCGCCCGGCCAGCCCCGGTACCGGTGTGATCGCCGGTGGTGCGGCCCGCGCGGTGCTGGAATGCGCTGGGGTGCACGACATTCTGGCCAAGTCGTTGGGCAGCGACAACGCGATCAACGTGGTGCACGCCACGGTGGCCGCGCTCAAGCTGCTGCAGCGTCCCGAAGAGGTGGCCGCGCGACGCGGACTGCCGATCGAGGACGTCGCCCCGGCCGGAATGCTCAAGGCGCGCCGGGAAAGCGATGCGTTGGCCGCCAGTGCCGCGCGGGAGGGGACGGCACAGCCATGA
- the rpmD gene encoding 50S ribosomal protein L30 has translation MSQLKITQVRSTIGARFKQRESLRTLGLRKIRQSVVREDNPQTRGLIAVVSHLVEVEETK, from the coding sequence ATGAGCCAGCTGAAGATCACCCAGGTGCGCAGCACGATCGGCGCGCGCTTCAAGCAGCGCGAGAGCCTGCGCACCCTGGGGCTGCGCAAGATTCGCCAGTCGGTCGTCCGCGAGGACAACCCACAGACCCGCGGGCTGATCGCGGTGGTGAGCCACCTGGTTGAGGTGGAGGAGACTAAATGA